One window of the Cotesia glomerata isolate CgM1 linkage group LG10, MPM_Cglom_v2.3, whole genome shotgun sequence genome contains the following:
- the LOC123273055 gene encoding uncharacterized protein DDB_G0275275-like has product MDVDVSDENNNYSNSDNNNEENIDINYNNNNDSGTFDVGEFGNDNVDYSCTVETDNVVNHEISSQTSKLSQKSLESNTSGIISDYEDEIPKQQVPKIDLMTPELAAGLDRANVSSRSATYIFAALLSSLNIDCASVNFSHLTIHRAREKFRKEATLNLKTNLETDNYVLHFDGKLLSDITGIEQVDRLPIILSSSGKFQLLGVPKLESGTGQNQASAIITTVTQWNINTDNIKALCSDTTASNTGIRNGACVLVEKALNRQLLYLPCRHHIFEIVLRSAFEIYWPASSGPNVPIYQRFKKKWDEIDQSNFTAGIYDQEILEVITPIKDEILKFVNNQIEEKFFNPALKNYQLMLK; this is encoded by the exons ATGGATGTTGATGTAagcgatgaaaataataactacagtaatagtgataacaataatgaagagaacattgatatcaattataataacaataatgatagtgGTACATTTGATGTCGGAGAGTTCGGTAATGACAATGTTGACTATTCTTGTACAGTTGAGACTGATAATGTTGTTAATCATGAAATATCAAGTCAAACATCTAAGTTATCCCAGAAATCTTTGGAAAGTAATACTTCTGGTATAATCTCTGATTATGAAGATGAAATTCCAAAACAACAAGTTCCTAAAATTGATCTAATGACACCAGAACTTGCTGCGGGTTTGGATAGAGCTAATGTGAGTAGTAGGTCGGCGACTTACATTTTTGCTGCTTTATTATCTAGCCTAAATATTGATTGTGCAAGCGTAAACTTCAGTCATTTGACTATTCACCGAGCACGGGAAAAATTTCGCAAAGAAGCGACGTTAAatctaaaaactaatttggAAACTGATAATTATGTGTTACATTTTGATGGAAAACTGTTGTCAGATATTACAGGTATAGAACAAGTTGACCGGCTtcctattattttatcatcatcaggTAAATTTCAACTGTTAGGAGTCCCCAAACTAGAATCTGGAACTGGACAAAATCAAGCTTCAGCTATTATTACAACAGTAACACAATGGAATATTAATACTGATAACATCAAAGCATTATGTTCTGATACTACAGCGTCAAATACGG gaATCAGAAATGGTGCGTGTGTATTAGTAGAAAAGGCTCTGAATCGACAACTGTTATACTTGCCATGTCGAcaccatatttttgaaattgttctTCGAAGTGCATTTGAAATATACTGGCCTGCTTCATCTGGCCCAAACGTTCCAATTTATCAGAGATTTAAAAAGAAGTGGGATGAAATTGATCAATCAAACTTTACGGCTGGTATTTATGACCAAGAAATTTTGGAAGTTataacaccaatcaaagatgaaattttgaaattcgttaataatcaaatagaagaaaaattttttaatccagcGCTAAAGAATTATCAACTGATGTTAAAGTGA